ACTccaattaaataatttaaaacagcGAGAAGGTGAGGTGTGCACGTCTGAACCGCTTTTGTTTTACATTCTTTAGAAGAATAAAGACAAACTCGCAAAATCTGTGCATAAGAAAACAAAATCAGGAGCATCTGTGGAAACGTAAATACAGTCATAGTTAAAACAAGGCCGATTACACTATGAACTGTGATATCTGTGCAAGagagtttaatgagttcaaaatTCATGCAGTGTGTCTTAGTTATAACTGGACTGCAGAAGGTCAAGCGAATAGTTAATGACTCATATAAGAGAAATGTAATCAGAGGATAAATCCAcataaaaataactaaaatctGAAGCTTTCTGTGTGACATCAGGCTATGATAATGAAGAGGGTGACAAATTGCGATGTATCGATCATATCCCATAACAGCCAATATAGTTACTTCAATAATATTGAAAGTGTGCAAGCAGAATATTTGTATCAGACAATTTGCCAGAGATATCTTATGAAACTGAGTAGCAAGGTTAAATAACAGATGAGGGATCAAACCTGAACTGCCATAGATGCCGTTAACAGACAGATGGCACACAAGAATATACATGGGATTATGCAAAGTCCTTTCACTGTAAATCACTGCAATCAGAAGTGAGTTTAGCAGAACAATTGCAACATAGAGTAAAAGGAAAACAGTGAAGTACAAAGGCTTCTGCTGGTCCATCACAAAATAGCCTTCAAAAATGAATGTTGTAAAAGTTGATGTGTTTTCCATAGTACTtctgttttgtctaaaaaaagcaTAAGGAAATAAGTAAATTAGAAAATACATTGAACTTTTTCAAACATGACTGGATCTACACAGCATTTATATCCAGAGGGACTTTCAAAAGggttttgctatttacccaagaaaaccttagctagttagaatagactaatagttcaaagatacctctaagcttagacattactaaacacaagacaataaggtgaccatagtactctattcttAGCTTAGCTTTATCAAACCTATTGTTATTTACATAATAACAGTAACTTGGTTTTCCCACTTTTTAAAGTACACTCAACATTCATTTAACACATTACTGCATTTACACTGTATAACACTGTGTGCAAATCAGGTCAATCAGGTGTTATATGTAATGTCAATTTAAACATCATGATAACAAAAAGTGAGACTTTACACCACACAGTTGTACTGCTGTCAGGCAGTAGAAGGAGAAGGTCAACTGAACTGGTTTGCTGCTGGGCTGACTTTTATAGCTCAGGGAAGTGGGACAGTCCTTGTGACCTGTCAAATAAGGTGCTTTGCTATGCCTACTATACTTTCAATAGAAACCAAAGTAAAAAcaaattggagcatttctattggtccattcataatgaCATTTggtcacaatgtaaagaacacctgCCTGATTTAAGTTCTGTGtaaatagagatacaaggtttttgttcCACCGACATGTTATATTACTAAACAGTGCTCAAAGTGGGATGATACTCACCGGTCAGTAGGCAGTACCAGCAGTATTAACTCTTTGGCATACCAGGACATTTTCCTGCATACTGGTACTTCCCAGAAGCTGCCACTGCCAAAATAAACCACTCAAATGTCCAGGATTTCATGGGATTAAACTTTTCTGTTTAAGTCCCGCCATCTTGTTGGTACTATTTGTCTACATGTACAGGCATTTACGTCAGGTGGGACAACAAAGAGTCAAA
This sequence is a window from Salminus brasiliensis chromosome 18, fSalBra1.hap2, whole genome shotgun sequence. Protein-coding genes within it:
- the LOC140539890 gene encoding olfactory receptor 4B13-like codes for the protein MENTSTFTTFIFEGYFVMDQQKPLYFTVFLLLYVAIVLLNSLLIAVIYSERTLHNPMYILVCHLSVNGIYGSSGLIPHLLFNLATQFHKISLANCLIQIFCLHTFNIIEVTILAVMGYDRYIAICHPLHYHSLMSHRKLQILVIFMWIYPLITFLLYESLTIRLTFCSPVITKTHCMNFELIKLSCTDITVHSVIGLVLTMTVFTFPQMLLILFSYAQILRVCLYSSKECKTKAVQTCTPHLLAVLNYLIGVFFEVIQSRISTPGQPYDLWYKWSGDKDLSSQVVLS